A portion of the Flavobacteriales bacterium genome contains these proteins:
- a CDS encoding RNA polymerase sigma factor yields MTTSEYNKSVDQFSDNLYRFALKNLRDDDKAKDIVQETFMRLWTKVEDVSFEKVKSYLFTSCYHAIVDLSRREKKQGEYNETTVRRMGHNEQYSDLKEILNEALTRLPEIQRSVIMLRDYEGYSYEEIGEITGLNESQVKVYIFRARKFLKDYIGSMESVI; encoded by the coding sequence ATGACTACTTCGGAATACAATAAAAGTGTAGATCAGTTTTCGGACAATCTCTATCGCTTCGCCCTCAAGAATCTGAGAGATGATGATAAGGCGAAAGATATTGTTCAGGAAACGTTTATGCGCTTGTGGACGAAAGTAGAAGATGTTTCTTTTGAAAAGGTAAAGTCCTATCTCTTCACAAGCTGTTACCATGCGATCGTGGATTTAAGTCGCCGCGAAAAAAAGCAAGGTGAATACAATGAGACCACCGTTAGGAGAATGGGTCACAATGAACAGTATTCCGATCTAAAAGAAATATTAAATGAAGCCTTAACCCGATTACCGGAAATTCAGCGTTCGGTAATTATGCTTCGCGATTATGAAGGATACAGTTATGAGGAGATTGGTGAGATTACCGGATTAAATGAATCGCAGGTAAAAGTTTACATCTTCAGAGCAAGAAAATTTTTAAAGGATTACATCGGATCCATGGAAAGTGTGATATAA